A window from Citrus sinensis cultivar Valencia sweet orange chromosome 5, DVS_A1.0, whole genome shotgun sequence encodes these proteins:
- the LOC102615303 gene encoding uncharacterized protein LOC102615303, whose translation MGLEERVAESCINGHKADCAWTVSVHTFSDITNISPVVFLYLLKECYIHGTCKATRKFRALQQQVSQALCNSPEPGPATFIVRCLNVLPIFGVYSEGFSHLIISALRRHQKTTVNSADSTQAKEIAAYLFLDITGGFVDHDEKLMVKILEAFDVRLTDIEKAITQLKAQNEHRFDTAKTVIEQYIFAMIDSQSYMTAVSLLEHFSIRQSGESFLLKMIQNKEFKAAEKWATFMGKPMLCLLVQQFVDRNMLKSAYDTIKKNDLQQDFPDVYHKCKENLLKRLAEKACWDIAEAKTKGDKRLLEYLVYLAMEAGYSEKVDELCERYSLEGFLKTREPEAGFVHSRFLHLKEVVVEDIIWVDEVDGLHKAICHIEGCKVVGIDCEWKPNYVKGCKMNKVSIMQIASDEMVFIFDLIKLAEDVPDVLDSCLTRILQSPGILKLGYNFQCDIKQLAHSYGELECFKHYEMLLDIQNVFKEPKGGLSGLAEKILGAGLNKTRRNSNWEQRPLSQNQLEYAALDAVVLLQIFHHVRSCSQPTDVSEGHDKIEWKSYIVSHMDNPKKSKKRPTIKKETESGANYH comes from the exons ATGGGTTTGGAGGAAAGAGTTGCCGAGTCGTGCATTAATGGACACAAAGCTGACTGCGCATGGACTGTATCTGTGCATACATTTTCAGACATAACCAACATTTCTCCTGTTGTATTCCTATACCTTCTGAAAGAATGTTATATTCATG GAACATGCAAAGCAACCAGAAAGTTCCGGGCTCTCCAACAACAAGTCTCACAAGCACTATGTAATTCTCCTGAACCTGGACCAGCTACTTTTATAGTTAGATGCCTCAATGTCCTGCCTATATTTGGAGTCTATAGTGAAGGGTTCAGTCACTTGATCATTTCTGCTCTTCGACGTCATCAAAAAACGACAGTCAACTCAGCAGACTCCACTCAAGCAAAAGAGATAGCTGCCTACTTATTTCTTGACATCACCGGGGGGTTTGTTGACCATGATGAGAAGTTAATGGTGAAGATACTTGAAGCTTTTGATGTCAGGTTGACAGACATTGAGAAAGCCATAACCCAATTGAAGGCGCAAAATGAACATAGGTTCGACACTGCAAAGACAGTTATTGAGCAATATATATTTGCAATGATAGACTCACAGTCATATATGACAGCAGTCTCTTTGCTAGAGCACTTCTCCATTCGCCAATCTGGAGAGTCTTTTCTCCTCAAAATGATACAGAACAAAGAATTCAAAGCAGCTGAGAAATGGGCTACTTTTATGGGGAAGCCAATGTTATGC CTACTTGTACAGCAATTTGTAGACAGGAACATGTTAAAAAGTGCTTATGATactataaagaaaaatgatctCCAACAGGATTTTCCTGACGTATATCACAAGTGCAAAGAAAA CTTACTGAAAAGGCTAGCAGAAAAAGCATGCTGGGATATTGCAGAGGCAAAGACAAAGGGTGATAAGCGATTACTAGAGTATTTG GTTTATTTGGCAATGGAAGCCGGTTACTCAGAGAAGGTTGATGAACTGTGTGAGCGATACTCACTTGAAGGATTTCTCAAAACCCGAG AACCTGAGGCTGGTTTTGTGCATAGTCGATTTTTGCATCTTAAGGAAGTAGTTGTAGAAGACATAATCTGGGTTGATGAAGTTGATGGTTTGCATAAAGCAATTTGCCACATTGAGGGATGTAAGGTCGTGGGCATTGATTGTGAATGGAAACCCAATTATGTAAAAGGATGCAAAATGAACAAG GTTTCTATCATGCAAATTGCTTCCGATGAGatggttttcatttttgatttgattaaattagCTGAAGATGTACCTGATGTTTTAGATAGCTGCCTAACCCGCATTTTGCAATCTCCTGGAATTCTAAAACTCG GTTATAATTTTCAATGTGATATAAAGCAATTGGCTCACTCTTATGGAGAATTGGAATGTTTCAAGCACTATGAGATGTTACTGGACATTCAGAATGTATTCAAGGAACCTAAAGGTGGTCTCTCAGGGCTTGCAGAG aaaatattggGAGCAGGCTTGAATAAAACAAGAAGGAATAGCAACTGGGAGCAGCGGCCTTTGAGTCAAAATCAG CTAGAATACGCTGCTCTGGATGCTGTTGTACTTCTTCAAATATTCCACCATGTTCGTAGTTGCTCTCAGCCTACCGATGTCTCGGAGGGGCACGATAAAATTGAGTGGAAATCCTACATT GTCTCGCATATGGATAACCCGAAGAAGTCCAAAAAGAGACCAACGATTAAAAAGGAGACAGAATCTGGGGCCAACTACCATTGA